A stretch of Planococcus citri chromosome 5, ihPlaCitr1.1, whole genome shotgun sequence DNA encodes these proteins:
- the LOC135849309 gene encoding PHD finger protein 7-like isoform X2 produces MEKRCCFCETTSLDELLGPFYTLSEYNFHSNCLVFSSDIRQNPDRTKGLNGFETKTIETTLYWGQKRTCTVCSKKGATMNCAGGDDNNSLPCEATYHLPCALQMKNTLHVYHQRTYCFEHIPYECIFDFDKITGIHFVTDCCKQIFSHENCTKTWVQEAKALSKCPNCLNGTEFKNSAKTMFSQSISNECPSFAQQLDQGFDLECIAKRCKCKDTAPGGERSSHCQTPRDKFNLIECNYCGSNAIHRVCGRLGRKTKPEWICPACIPGADLPSETERQSKKRKRAPENLGTNKKTVGNKGAASASATATIKKQPSKCVPPREIASKNIRRNRRGDSNAKLQNNGKIK; encoded by the exons ATGGAAAAACGGTGCTGTTTTTGCGAGACAACGTCTCTCGATGAATTATTGGGCCCTTTTTACACGTTATCCGAGTacaattttcattcgaattgTTTA GTATTCAGTTCAGATATCAGACAGAATCCTGACCGAACAAAAGGCTTGAATGGTTTCGAAACGAAAACAATAGAGACTACGTTATATTGGGGACAAAAACGA ACTTGTACAGTGTGCTCGAAAAAAGGAGCTACGATGAATTGTGCTGGCGGAGACGATAATAATTCATTACCTTGTGAAGCTACGTATCATTTACCTTGCGCGTTACAGATGAAAAACACCCTACACGTGTATCACCAAAG aaCCTACTGCTTTGAACATATTCCATACGAATGTATCTTTGATTTTGACAAGATAACTGGGATACATTTCGTAACTGATTgctgcaaacaaattttcagccacgaaaactgcacaaaa ACTTGGGTACAGGAAGCAAAAGCACTTTCGAAATGCCCAAACTGCCTTAATGGTacggaattcaaaaattccgcAAAAACCATGTTCTCGCAGAGTATTTCGAACGA atgTCCTTCGTTCGCTCAACAACTAGATCAAGGATTCGATTTGGAATGCATAGCTAAACGGTGTAAATGTAAAGACACTGCACCTGGAGGCGAAAGATCTAGCCATTGCCAAACGCCACGTGACAAGTTCAATTTGATAGAGTGCAATTATTGCGGTTCCAATGCCATACATAGAGTTTGTGGTCGACTGGGGAGAAAAACCAAACCTGAGTGGATCTGCCCCGCATGCATTCCAGGAGCAGATCTCCCATCTGAAA cTGAACGACAGTCCAAAAAGAGGAAGAGAGCGCCAGAAAACTTGGG TACAAATAAGAAGACAGTTGGTAATAAAGGTGCTGCATCTGCATCTGCAACTGCAACCATAAAGAAGCAACCGTCAAA ATGTGTACCTCCTCGTGAAATTGCATCGAAAAATATCAGGCGAAATCGGCGAGGTGATTCAAATGCAAAGCTGCAGAATAATgggaaaattaaatga
- the LOC135849311 gene encoding large ribosomal subunit protein eL43, producing the protein MAKRTKKVGIVGKYGTRYGASLRKMVKKIEITQHSKYTCSFCGKDSMKRSCVGIWSCKRCKRTVAGGAYVYSTTAATSVRSAIRRLREINDL; encoded by the exons atg GCAAAAAGAACGAAGAAGGTAGGAATCGTAGGAAAGTACGGTACCCGATATGGTGCTTCGCTCAGGAAGATGGTGAAAAAGATCGAAATCACCCAACATTCGAAATACACTTGTTCTTTCTGCGGTAAA GATTCAATGAAGCGATCTTGTGTTGGTATCTGGTCTTGTAAAAGATGCAAACGTACTGTCGCCGGAGGAGCTTATGTATACTCGACCACCGCCGCTACATCAGTAAGATCAGCTATCAGACGTTTAAGAGAAATTAACGATTTGTAA
- the LOC135847272 gene encoding PHD finger protein 7-like, producing the protein MKKICVFCGTSSLDDELGPFYQIFGKYFHSNCLVFSSDIRQSRDKTIGLHGFDPDNIQTAVNYGQERKCIFCSEKGATIRCEGGKKSHCGISFHLPCALDSETTVHVYYKKFDSYCSEHNPFKCIYCRKPVTGINFVTDCCKRIYSHEECLKENVMDAEALSKCPLCLNDFNEATQEIELKCAAEICKCPRGRLHHEQDTEFELVPCANCGSDGIHQICGRIRGTDDWICKSCDPRSDDLHVKSKDGRKIRKRAANIFMGIKIWFQKKMCILRIKKIQMLFRKVRHFLINMICF; encoded by the exons ATGAAGAAAATTTGCGTGTTTTGTGGAACGTCGTCACTCGACGACGAATTAGGACCTTTTTATCAAATATTCggcaaatattttcattcgaatTGTTTG GTGTTTAGCTCAGATATCAGACAAAGTAGAGACAAAACCATCGGCTTGCATGGTTTCGACCCGGATAACATCCAGACCGCTGTGAATTACGGACAAGAACGA AAGTGCATTTTCTGTTCCGAAAAAGGAGCAACTATAAGATGCGAAGGTGGTAAAAAATCGCATTGTGGTATTAGTTTCCACTTACCATGTGCTTTAGATTCGGAAACCACCGTACACgtgtattataaaaaattcga CTCATATTGCTCCGAACATAATCCATTCAAATGTATCTACTGTCGCAAACCTGTGACTGGGATTAATTTCGTTACTGACTGCTGCAAGCGAATTTACAGCCACGAAGAATgtctaaaa GAAAACGTAATGGATGCTGAAGCACTATCGAAATGCCCGCTCTGCTTAAATGATTTCAACGAAGCCACCCAAGAGATAGAATTGAAATGCGCTGCTGAAATTTGCAAATGTCCTAGAGGACGTTTACACCACGAGCAAGATACTGAATTCGAACTCGTTCCATGTGCCAACTGTGGATCCGATGGTATTCATCAAATTTGTGGTCGGATCCGAGGAACTGATGACTGGATTTGCAAATCATGCGATCCAAGATCCGATGATCTACACGTTAAAA GTAAAGATGGGAGAAAGATTCGGAAGAGAGCAGCCAACATCTTCA TGGGAATAAAAATATGGTTCCAGAAGAAGATGTGCATTCTTCGAATCAAGAAAATCCAGATGCTATTCCGAAAAGTTCGTCATTTCCTAATTAACATGATatgtttttga
- the bc10 gene encoding bladder cancer-associated protein, with amino-acid sequence MYCLQWLIPVLLLPKPLNSPMLQTHSVFMLLYLAGFFLERKPCTMCSIIFIAAVILLCYSGVGNCLFWTTCEDTNTCESEVY; translated from the coding sequence ATGTATTGCCTTCAATGGTTAATACCGGTGCTGCTGTTACCTAAACCGTTAAATTCGCCGATGCTGCAGACTCATTCCGTATTCATGCTCCTGTATCTGGCTGGATTCTTCTTGGAGAGGAAACCGTGCACGATGTGCAGTATTATATTCATAGCTGCGGTCATTTTACTATGCTACAGCGGTGTTGGAAATTGCTTATTTTGGACCACTTGCGAAGACACCAATACCTGCGAAAGCGAAGTATACTAA
- the LOC135849309 gene encoding PHD finger protein 7-like isoform X1: MEKRCCFCETTSLDELLGPFYTLSEYNFHSNCLVFSSDIRQNPDRTKGLNGFETKTIETTLYWGQKRTCTVCSKKGATMNCAGGDDNNSLPCEATYHLPCALQMKNTLHVYHQRFETYCFEHIPYECIFDFDKITGIHFVTDCCKQIFSHENCTKTWVQEAKALSKCPNCLNGTEFKNSAKTMFSQSISNECPSFAQQLDQGFDLECIAKRCKCKDTAPGGERSSHCQTPRDKFNLIECNYCGSNAIHRVCGRLGRKTKPEWICPACIPGADLPSETERQSKKRKRAPENLGTNKKTVGNKGAASASATATIKKQPSKCVPPREIASKNIRRNRRGDSNAKLQNNGKIK; this comes from the exons ATGGAAAAACGGTGCTGTTTTTGCGAGACAACGTCTCTCGATGAATTATTGGGCCCTTTTTACACGTTATCCGAGTacaattttcattcgaattgTTTA GTATTCAGTTCAGATATCAGACAGAATCCTGACCGAACAAAAGGCTTGAATGGTTTCGAAACGAAAACAATAGAGACTACGTTATATTGGGGACAAAAACGA ACTTGTACAGTGTGCTCGAAAAAAGGAGCTACGATGAATTGTGCTGGCGGAGACGATAATAATTCATTACCTTGTGAAGCTACGTATCATTTACCTTGCGCGTTACAGATGAAAAACACCCTACACGTGTATCACCAAAGGTTCGA aaCCTACTGCTTTGAACATATTCCATACGAATGTATCTTTGATTTTGACAAGATAACTGGGATACATTTCGTAACTGATTgctgcaaacaaattttcagccacgaaaactgcacaaaa ACTTGGGTACAGGAAGCAAAAGCACTTTCGAAATGCCCAAACTGCCTTAATGGTacggaattcaaaaattccgcAAAAACCATGTTCTCGCAGAGTATTTCGAACGA atgTCCTTCGTTCGCTCAACAACTAGATCAAGGATTCGATTTGGAATGCATAGCTAAACGGTGTAAATGTAAAGACACTGCACCTGGAGGCGAAAGATCTAGCCATTGCCAAACGCCACGTGACAAGTTCAATTTGATAGAGTGCAATTATTGCGGTTCCAATGCCATACATAGAGTTTGTGGTCGACTGGGGAGAAAAACCAAACCTGAGTGGATCTGCCCCGCATGCATTCCAGGAGCAGATCTCCCATCTGAAA cTGAACGACAGTCCAAAAAGAGGAAGAGAGCGCCAGAAAACTTGGG TACAAATAAGAAGACAGTTGGTAATAAAGGTGCTGCATCTGCATCTGCAACTGCAACCATAAAGAAGCAACCGTCAAA ATGTGTACCTCCTCGTGAAATTGCATCGAAAAATATCAGGCGAAATCGGCGAGGTGATTCAAATGCAAAGCTGCAGAATAATgggaaaattaaatga